The following coding sequences lie in one Gemmatimonadaceae bacterium genomic window:
- a CDS encoding glycosyltransferase family 2 protein — translation MIQSSPRIPISVVIPTLNEAPRIRSAIETVHWADEVIVADAGSTDGTPDIARGSGARVMTVTGTTIGAQRNAAIETARNPWILALDADEMVTPELRDSIADLCLTGSPRFSAYRVRSRNWHLGRELRHGPWGRDWKIRVFSSDQRFNQSRVHERIDSNDVGELEGDLIHYPYRDLAHQVVKIAKYAKWAAEDMRSRGRRARVSDVVARPAWRFFRDYFVYSGWRDGRAGFIVSAVSAFSVFCKYACLLTPEA, via the coding sequence ATGATCCAATCGTCCCCGCGCATTCCGATTTCGGTGGTGATTCCGACGCTCAACGAGGCGCCGCGGATTCGCTCGGCCATCGAGACGGTTCATTGGGCCGACGAGGTCATCGTCGCCGATGCGGGCTCGACGGACGGCACGCCAGACATCGCTCGCGGCTCCGGCGCTCGGGTGATGACCGTGACGGGCACGACGATCGGCGCACAACGGAACGCGGCGATCGAAACCGCGCGCAATCCGTGGATCCTCGCCCTCGACGCGGACGAGATGGTCACGCCCGAGCTGCGCGATTCGATCGCGGATCTGTGCCTGACCGGCTCGCCGCGCTTTTCGGCGTATCGTGTGCGCTCGCGCAACTGGCACCTGGGGCGCGAGCTTCGCCACGGACCGTGGGGACGCGACTGGAAGATTCGAGTTTTCTCGAGCGATCAGCGGTTCAACCAGTCGCGAGTCCACGAGCGAATCGACTCGAATGACGTTGGCGAGCTCGAGGGAGATCTCATCCACTATCCGTACCGCGATCTGGCGCACCAGGTGGTGAAGATCGCGAAATACGCGAAGTGGGCCGCGGAGGACATGCGGTCGCGTGGGAGACGGGCCCGCGTGAGCGATGTGGTCGCGCGGCCGGCGTGGCGCTTCTTCCGCGACTATTTCGTGTACAGCGGATGGCGCGACGGACGCGCCGGATTCATCGTGTCGGCGGTGAGCGCCTTCTCGGTCTTCTGCAAATACGCCTGCCTACTCACGCCCGAGGCGTGA
- a CDS encoding aminotransferase class I/II-fold pyridoxal phosphate-dependent enzyme, which produces MRRLSLRVVDAVVTHLATLRDQPAQKSLSRAEARAMIAGPAPEKGIPFDEILSFLDKQVFPNHAREPHPHFMGYIPSSPTFPAVLGDWLATGYNFFAGVWSVASGPNEIELTVLDWFRQWLGMPDGTSGLITSGGSTATLTALVAARHAADPSATALSRMTLYTSDQAHSSVERAAWIVGIPRGNVRAVASDEDFRMRVAELRDAIAADRAAGMKPFAIIASAGTTSTGAVDPLTEIADVCAEESLWFHVDAAYAGFAALTESGAKTLRGIARADSVTLDPHKWLFVPFECGCLLARDPRRLEEAFSVHPEYLTDVRAREHEVNFADLGPQLTRAAHALKVWTSINYFGVAGMREAIARGIRRAEHAERRLSSMAGFEILSPAQFGVICFRARPDGSTDDQELNALNERINARVNASGRFLTSSTRLRGRFSLRLCTQVHRMTEDDVDEVLEAMAEALDHEWGGVTESRAAGVQQR; this is translated from the coding sequence ATGCGTCGCCTCAGCCTCCGCGTTGTCGACGCAGTCGTCACGCATCTCGCAACCCTTCGCGACCAGCCCGCGCAGAAGTCGCTTTCCCGCGCCGAGGCCAGAGCGATGATCGCCGGGCCCGCGCCCGAGAAGGGAATACCGTTCGACGAGATCCTCTCCTTTCTCGACAAACAGGTCTTTCCGAACCACGCGCGCGAGCCGCATCCGCACTTCATGGGGTACATCCCCAGCTCGCCAACGTTCCCCGCCGTGCTCGGCGACTGGCTCGCCACCGGCTACAACTTTTTCGCCGGCGTCTGGTCCGTGGCGTCCGGACCGAACGAGATCGAGCTCACCGTGCTCGATTGGTTTCGTCAGTGGCTCGGCATGCCGGACGGAACGAGTGGTCTCATCACCTCCGGTGGGTCGACGGCGACGCTCACCGCGCTCGTCGCGGCCCGGCACGCCGCCGATCCGTCCGCGACCGCGCTGTCGCGGATGACGCTCTACACGTCGGACCAGGCTCATTCGTCGGTCGAGCGGGCGGCGTGGATCGTCGGCATTCCACGCGGGAACGTTCGCGCGGTCGCGAGCGACGAGGACTTCCGCATGCGCGTCGCCGAGCTGCGCGACGCGATCGCCGCCGACCGGGCGGCGGGGATGAAGCCGTTCGCGATCATCGCCAGCGCCGGAACGACGAGCACAGGCGCCGTGGATCCGCTGACCGAGATCGCGGACGTCTGTGCGGAGGAGTCGCTCTGGTTTCATGTCGACGCTGCGTACGCAGGGTTCGCCGCGCTCACGGAGTCGGGCGCGAAAACGCTTCGCGGCATCGCGCGCGCGGATTCAGTGACACTGGACCCCCACAAATGGCTCTTCGTGCCGTTCGAATGCGGCTGCCTGCTCGCGCGCGACCCGCGGCGCCTCGAGGAAGCGTTCAGCGTTCATCCGGAGTATCTCACCGATGTGAGAGCGCGTGAACACGAGGTGAACTTCGCCGACCTCGGGCCGCAGCTGACACGCGCCGCGCACGCGCTCAAGGTCTGGACGTCGATCAACTACTTCGGCGTCGCGGGAATGCGCGAAGCGATCGCGCGCGGCATCCGCCGCGCGGAGCACGCGGAGCGACGGCTGTCGAGCATGGCAGGGTTCGAGATCCTGTCGCCAGCGCAATTCGGCGTCATCTGTTTTCGCGCCAGGCCGGACGGCTCGACCGACGACCAGGAATTGAACGCGCTCAACGAGCGGATCAACGCGCGGGTGAACGCCAGCGGCCGGTTCCTGACCTCGTCCACGCGATTGCGGGGGCGCTTCTCGCTGCGCCTTTGTACCCAGGTCCATCGGATGACCGAAGACGACGTCGATGAGGTTCTCGAGGCCATGGCGGAGGCCCTGGACCACGAGTGGGGTGGTGTGACCGAGTCGCGCGCGGCCGGGGTTCAGCAACGTTGA
- a CDS encoding Ig-like domain-containing protein, which produces MRRILQIVLPLAAAAACGSDNPTSTGDGTGGNNNGTAYSVSADSTFLDRTAPIGTALSSTVHVELGGVAAPNVTVSWFPAAGSGTTNAKTSTTDGSGNASIIWTLGDTARVNTLTATAGTGSVNLTATSTPGAPNAISPASADSTTLVAGASTLISVRVVDAFGNRVSGVTVAWSATGGSLSVQNSTTGAAGNADVVFITAATPATYSVTATAPGLSPVSFKVIGF; this is translated from the coding sequence ATGCGTCGAATCCTACAAATCGTTCTTCCTTTGGCCGCGGCTGCGGCGTGCGGATCGGACAACCCAACCTCGACCGGCGACGGAACGGGCGGCAACAACAACGGGACGGCGTATAGCGTTTCCGCCGACTCGACCTTCCTCGACAGGACGGCGCCCATCGGGACGGCACTCAGCTCGACGGTCCACGTCGAGCTGGGGGGAGTGGCCGCGCCCAACGTGACCGTCAGCTGGTTCCCGGCGGCCGGCAGCGGCACGACGAACGCCAAAACCTCGACGACCGACGGCAGCGGCAACGCATCGATCATCTGGACCCTGGGCGACACGGCTCGCGTCAACACGCTCACCGCGACCGCGGGGACCGGCTCGGTCAACCTCACGGCGACTTCGACTCCCGGAGCGCCGAATGCGATATCGCCCGCCAGCGCGGATTCGACGACGCTCGTCGCTGGGGCGAGCACGTTGATCAGCGTGCGCGTCGTCGACGCCTTCGGAAATCGCGTCTCGGGAGTCACCGTCGCCTGGTCGGCGACGGGCGGTTCGCTCAGCGTCCAGAATTCGACCACGGGCGCGGCAGGAAACGCGGACGTCGTGTTCATCACCGCTGCGACGCCAGCAACCTATTCGGTGACGGCCACCGCGCCGGGCCTCAGCCCGGTTTCCTTCAAGGTCATCGGCTTTTGA